A genome region from Anopheles stephensi strain Indian chromosome 2, UCI_ANSTEP_V1.0, whole genome shotgun sequence includes the following:
- the LOC118506335 gene encoding pancreatic triacylglycerol lipase-like isoform X2 gives MMPTLSYFLIFILLIIFFTGLLPTNRRPILYNRLMFNYTEESSSWYCDDVFFNVLNRHIKTYGNDEASEGQRFPQQLSFAETANISFHLFTRQNPTASQRLVPTVESVNASYFNASRPTRVIVHGFCNCQHSDFCQSIKDALLYANDLNIISIDWSDTAGLLDYILLRLRLDQVAASLANFVDFLHNTTDLDMSQVHLIGHSLGAHLAGLSGKRVTTGRVGAIVGLDPAGPLFSSRDSTTRLDSTDAQYVEVIHTNGGTLGMYDPIGTADFYPNGGKSQPGCLPWIFGMSCSHGRAWELYAESVYTPVGFKAVPCDSIQQIEGSVCRIDLPKVDMGGEPVNVTKSGLYVLSTNNRFPYARG, from the exons ATGATGCCAACGTTGAGCTACTTTCTGATCTTCATACtgctaattatttttttcacgG GATTGCTACCAACCAATCGTAGGCCGATCCTGTATAATCGGCTTATGTTCAACTATACCGAAGAAAGCTCTTCCTGGTACTGTGACGATGTGTTCTTCAATGTTTTGAACCGGCACATCAAAACGTACGGCAATGATGAAGCTTCCGAAGGGCAAAGATTCCCGCAACAGTTAAGTTTCGCCGAAACGGCCAACATAAGCTTCCATCTGTTTACTAGACAAAATCCTACCGCTAGCCAACGATTAGTACCGACGGTAGAATCGGTCAATGCGTCCTACTTCAACGCTTCCCGCCCGACTCGAGTGATCGTGCACGGATTCTGCAACTGCCAGCATTCCGATTTCTGCCAAAGCATTAAAGACGCGCTGCTCTATGCAAACGATCTGAACATTATTTCCATCGATTGGAGCGATACAGCTGGTTTGCTGGATTACATACTGTTACGGCTACGGTTGGACCAAGTTGCCGCCTCACTGGCAAACTTTGTCGACTTTCTGCACAACACAACAGACCTTGACATGAGTCAAGTGCATCTGATCGGTCACAGTCTAGGGGCGCATCTTGCCGGATTGAGCGGTAAACGGGTCACCACTGGTCGGGTAGGTGCAATCGTTGGCCTTGATCCGGCGGGTCCACTTTTTTCCAGCAGGGATTCCACAACCCGGTTGGACAGCACGGATGCCCAATACGTGGAGGTGATTCACACCAACGGTGGTACGCTTGGAATGTACGATCCGATCGGGACGGCCGATTTCTATCCGAACGGAGGCAAAAGCCAACCGGGATGCTTGCCATGGATTTTTGGAA TGTCCTGTTCGCATGGTCGGGCGTGGGAGCTGTATGCGGAATCGGTCTACACACCGGTTGGGTTTAAAGCGGTTCCCTGCGATAGCATCCAACAAATCGAAGGAAGTGTGTGCCGTATCGATCTTCCCAAAGTGGATATGGGTGGCGAACCCGTCAATGTAACAAAATCGGGTCTGTACGTCCTTTCGACCAACAATCGTTTCCCGTATGCCAGGGGATAG
- the LOC118506335 gene encoding pancreatic triacylglycerol lipase-like isoform X1 translates to MMPTLSYFLIFILLIIFFTAGLLPTNRRPILYNRLMFNYTEESSSWYCDDVFFNVLNRHIKTYGNDEASEGQRFPQQLSFAETANISFHLFTRQNPTASQRLVPTVESVNASYFNASRPTRVIVHGFCNCQHSDFCQSIKDALLYANDLNIISIDWSDTAGLLDYILLRLRLDQVAASLANFVDFLHNTTDLDMSQVHLIGHSLGAHLAGLSGKRVTTGRVGAIVGLDPAGPLFSSRDSTTRLDSTDAQYVEVIHTNGGTLGMYDPIGTADFYPNGGKSQPGCLPWIFGMSCSHGRAWELYAESVYTPVGFKAVPCDSIQQIEGSVCRIDLPKVDMGGEPVNVTKSGLYVLSTNNRFPYARG, encoded by the exons ATGATGCCAACGTTGAGCTACTTTCTGATCTTCATACtgctaattatttttttcacgG CAGGATTGCTACCAACCAATCGTAGGCCGATCCTGTATAATCGGCTTATGTTCAACTATACCGAAGAAAGCTCTTCCTGGTACTGTGACGATGTGTTCTTCAATGTTTTGAACCGGCACATCAAAACGTACGGCAATGATGAAGCTTCCGAAGGGCAAAGATTCCCGCAACAGTTAAGTTTCGCCGAAACGGCCAACATAAGCTTCCATCTGTTTACTAGACAAAATCCTACCGCTAGCCAACGATTAGTACCGACGGTAGAATCGGTCAATGCGTCCTACTTCAACGCTTCCCGCCCGACTCGAGTGATCGTGCACGGATTCTGCAACTGCCAGCATTCCGATTTCTGCCAAAGCATTAAAGACGCGCTGCTCTATGCAAACGATCTGAACATTATTTCCATCGATTGGAGCGATACAGCTGGTTTGCTGGATTACATACTGTTACGGCTACGGTTGGACCAAGTTGCCGCCTCACTGGCAAACTTTGTCGACTTTCTGCACAACACAACAGACCTTGACATGAGTCAAGTGCATCTGATCGGTCACAGTCTAGGGGCGCATCTTGCCGGATTGAGCGGTAAACGGGTCACCACTGGTCGGGTAGGTGCAATCGTTGGCCTTGATCCGGCGGGTCCACTTTTTTCCAGCAGGGATTCCACAACCCGGTTGGACAGCACGGATGCCCAATACGTGGAGGTGATTCACACCAACGGTGGTACGCTTGGAATGTACGATCCGATCGGGACGGCCGATTTCTATCCGAACGGAGGCAAAAGCCAACCGGGATGCTTGCCATGGATTTTTGGAA TGTCCTGTTCGCATGGTCGGGCGTGGGAGCTGTATGCGGAATCGGTCTACACACCGGTTGGGTTTAAAGCGGTTCCCTGCGATAGCATCCAACAAATCGAAGGAAGTGTGTGCCGTATCGATCTTCCCAAAGTGGATATGGGTGGCGAACCCGTCAATGTAACAAAATCGGGTCTGTACGTCCTTTCGACCAACAATCGTTTCCCGTATGCCAGGGGATAG